The following nucleotide sequence is from Sphingomonas panacisoli.
AACCGGCGACAGCGAACACTCCGAACGTACCGAGCAACACCACCGGCACCGCGATCGTCGGGATCAGGGTCGCGCGCCAGCTTTGCAGGAACACGAACATCACGATCACGACCAGTACGATCGCTTCGAACAGCGTCTTCACGACGTCCTCGATCGACAGCTTGATGAACGTCGTCGAATCGTTCGGGAAATCGTAGGTGAAGCCGGGCGGGAAATTCTTGGACCGCGCGGTGATCTCGTTCTTGACGAGCTCGGCGGTCGACAGCGCGTCGGCGCCGGGCGCCAGGCTGATCGCGATACCGGCGCCCGGATGGCCGTTGACGCGGCTGACCACGGCATAGCTTTCCGCGCCCAGTTCGACGCGCGCCACGTCGGACAGGTGAACGGTGGAGCCGTCGGGCTGCGTCTTCAAGACAATGTTGGCGAATTGCGCGGGGGTTGAAAGGCGCGATTGCGCGGTGACGGTGGCGTTGAGGTATTGATCGGCACCGCTCGGCACGCCGCCGATCTCGCCTGCCGCGACTTCGGCGTTCTGCGCGGTAATCGCCGTGACGACGTCACCGGGGATCAGCCCGACTGCGGCCAATTTGTCGGGGTCGAGCCAGATCCGCATCGCATATTGCGCGCCGAACACCTGTGTGTCGCCGACTCCCTTCAAGCGCCCGATCGGGTCCTGCAGGTTGGAGACCATGAAGTCCGAGACGTCCTGATTAGTCTTCTGGTCGGTCGTGTCGTAGACTGCGGCGATCAGCAGGAAATCGGGGTTCGACTTCGTGACCGTCAGCCCTTGTTGCTGAACCTGCTGGGGCAAGCGGCTGAGCGCCTGCTGCACTTTATTCTGGACCTGGACCTGCGCGATGTCGGGATCGACGCCCTTCGCGAAGGTGACGCTGATCGACACCTGGCCGCGCGACGACGAATTAGTGCTGAAGTAGAGCAGCCCATCGATGCCGGTCAGCTGCTGTTCGATGACCTGCGCGACGCTGTTCTCCAGCGTTTCGGCGGACGCGCCCGGATAGCTCGCGCGGATGTTGATCGTCGGCGGCGCGATGTCGGGGAATTGTTCGACCGGCAGGCTGAAGATGCTGCCCGCGCCGACCAGCATGATGATGATCGCGATGACCCAGGCGAAGATCGGCCGGTCGATGAATATCTTCGACATGGCCGGTCAGCCTGCCTTGCCGTTACTGGTCCCGCCCTGTTTGCCGTCCTTGCCGCGCGGCTTCAGATTCTGCGGCGAGCCCGCGGCCACCGGCTTGACCGGCTCGCCGGCTTTCACCTTGCCGACACCCTCGGTGATCACCTTGTCGCCGGGCTTGAGACCCGCCGTCACAACCCAGTTCGCGCCGACGGTCCGCGTAGCCGTCACCGGACGCACGACCGCTTTGTTGTCCGCGCCGACGACATAGACCTGGGCATTACCCTTGGCGTCGCGCGTCACTGCCGGTTGCGGGATCAGGAAAGCGTTGGGATCGGTCGCCTGCGCGAAGCTCGCGCGCACGAACATGCCGGGAAGCAGGAGTTGCTGAGGGTTCGGGAAGCGCGCGCGCAGCGTCACCGTGCCGGTCGCGGTATCGACCATTGCTTCGGAGAATTCGACGGTGCCGGCAAAGCCGTAGTCGCTACCGTCCTCGAGCTTCAGCCGCACTTCGGCGCTGGCCGGCGTCGCACCGCCATTGGCGAGCGCGCGGCGTAGCCGGAGCAGATCCGACGAGCTTTGCTGGATATCGACATAGATCGGATCGAGCGACGAAATCACCGCGAGCGGATCGGTCTGGTTGGTGGTAACCAGCGCGCCTTCGGTGAAAAGCGAGCGCCCGACCTTGCCGCTGATCGGGGCCGGGACGGTCGTGAACTTGAGGTTGATCCGTGCGGTGTCCAGCGCGGCACGGTTCTGATCGACCGCGGCCCCCGCAGCGCGGGCGGCGGCGGCGGCATCGGTATAGTCCTGCGCCGCCACGGCCTGTTGGTCGGCGAGCGGCTTGTAGCGGCCGGCCTTCACGCGCGCGGCCTCGGCATTCGCCTGAGCGCTGGCGAGGTTGGCCGACGCCTGGTTCGCTGCGGCGCGATAGAGGCTCGGGTCGATCTGGTAGAGCGGCTGGCC
It contains:
- a CDS encoding efflux RND transporter periplasmic adaptor subunit encodes the protein MPFIAGRSRPARSLITAASLALLALSGCGARDDAAKSGRRGQQGTPEVGFIVVQPTPVPLITELAGRTNAFATSEVRPQVSGIIRRRFFTEGSYVRKGQPLYQIDPSLYRAAANQASANLASAQANAEAARVKAGRYKPLADQQAVAAQDYTDAAAAARAAGAAVDQNRAALDTARINLKFTTVPAPISGKVGRSLFTEGALVTTNQTDPLAVISSLDPIYVDIQQSSSDLLRLRRALANGGATPASAEVRLKLEDGSDYGFAGTVEFSEAMVDTATGTVTLRARFPNPQQLLLPGMFVRASFAQATDPNAFLIPQPAVTRDAKGNAQVYVVGADNKAVVRPVTATRTVGANWVVTAGLKPGDKVITEGVGKVKAGEPVKPVAAGSPQNLKPRGKDGKQGGTSNGKAG